From one Mya arenaria isolate MELC-2E11 chromosome 4, ASM2691426v1 genomic stretch:
- the LOC128229620 gene encoding serine/threonine-protein phosphatase alpha-2 isoform, with amino-acid sequence MADTDKLNIDSIIARLLEVRGTRPGKNVQLTESEIRGLCLKSRELFLSQPILLELEAPLKICGDIHGQYYDLLRLFEYGGFPPESNYLFLGDYVDRGKQSLETICLLLAYKIKYPENFFLLRGNHECASINRIYGFYDECKRRYNIKLWKTFTDCFNCLPIAAIIDEKIFCCHGGLSPDLQSMEQIRRIMRPTDVPDQGLLCDLLWSDPDKETMGWGENDRGVSFTFGAEVVAKFLHKHDLDLICRAHQVVEDGYEFFAKRQLVTLFSAPNYCGEFDNAGAMMSVDETLMCSFQILKPADKKKFPYGGLNAGRPVTPPRGTAKGKGKI; translated from the exons ATGGCCGATACTGATAAGTTAAATATAGACAGTATCATAGCAAGATTGTTGGAGG ttcgTGGAACACGTCCCGGAAAAAATGTACAGCTTACAGAATCGGAGATAAGAGGACTGTGTCTCAAGTCCAGAGAACTGTTTCTCAGTCAGCCAATCCTTTTGGAGTTGGAAGCTCCTTTGAAAATTTGTG GAGATATTCATGGACAATACTACGACTTGTTGAGATTGTTTGAATATGGTGGATTCCCTCCAGAGAGCAACTACCTGTTCCTAGGTGACTATGTGGACAGAGGAAAGCAGTCTCTCGAGACCATCTGTTTGCTGTTGGCCTACAAAATCAAATACCCAGAAAACTTCTTTTTACTCAGGGGCAACCACGAATGTGCCAGTATTAACAGAATCTATGGCTTTTATGATGAGT GCAAAAGACGGTACAACATCAAATTGTGGAAGACATTCACAGATTGTTTCAACTGTTTACCCATAGCAGCTATCATAGATGAGAAAATATTCTGTTGTCATGGAGGCTTGAGTCCTGACCTGCAGTCCATGGAACAGATCCGGCGTATCATGCGACCCACAGACGTTCCCGACCAGGGACTGCTGTGTGATCTGTTGTGGTCAGATCCCGACAAGGAGACGATGGGCTGGGGCGAGAATGATCGAGGAGTGTCGTTCACTTTCGGCGCAGAGGTGGTTGCCAAATTCCTTCACAAACATGATCTCGATCTCATCTGTCGAGCACATCAG GTGGTTGAAGACGGGTATGAGTTTTTCGCCAAGAGACAGTTGGTCACCCTTTTCTCAGCCCCCAACTACTGTGGAGAATTTGACAACGCTGGTGCTATGATGAGTGTCGACGAAACACTGATGTGCTCATTCCAG ATTTTGAAACCAGCGGACAAAAAGAAATTCCCATATGGAGGTTTGAATGCAGGTCGACCAGTGACCCCGCCAAGAGGGACGGCAAAAGGCAAAGGGAAAATATAG